Sequence from the Pararhizobium gei genome:
GACCGTTACATCGGCGGAGATCATCACCGCCAGCGAAGACGGCAACACCCTCGTCTATTCCGATAGCCCCAACAAGGCGATCGGCTTCATCGACATCACCGACGCGAAAGTCCCCAGGGCTGGCGGTTCCGTCAGCTTTCAGGGTGAGCCGACATCGGTAACGATTGCCGGTGGCAAGGCGCTTGTCGCCGTCAACACCCGCGAAAGTTTCGTCAAGCCCTCGGGTATCGTCGCTCAGGTCGATCTTGCTGCGAAGACCATCGACACGACCTGCGATCTTGGCGGTCAGCCGGATTCGATTGCGCTCAACAAGGACAAGACGATCGCCGCGATCGCCATCGAAAACGAGCGCGACGAGGAGGTCAATGACGGGGACATTCCCCAGATGCCTGCGGGCGACCTCGTTCTTCTGTCTCTCAAGGATGGCGTTATCGACTGCGGTTCGCTCAAGCATGTTGTCCTCACCGGTCTTGCCGATGTCGCTGGCGACGATCCGGAGCCGGAATTCGTCGCCTTCAACGGTCAGGACGAGGTCGCTCTGACGCTTCAGGAAAACAACTACATCGTCATCATCGACGCCAAGACGGGCACCGTGAAAACTCACTTTTCGGCCGGCAGCGTCGATCTTGAAGGCGTTGACACCAAAAAAGACGGCGCCCTCAAGTTTACCGGCGAGATGAAAGACGTCGCCCGCGAGCCTGACGCCGTCAAGTGGCTGGACGATAACCGCCTCGTCGTTGCCAACGAAGGCGACTGGAAGGGCGGCTCCCGCGGCTTCACCATCTTCGACAAGACAGGCAAGGTACAGTACGAAAGCGGCGCAAGCTTCGAGCGCGAGATTGCCAGGATCGGACACTATCCGGACAAGCGCAACAAGAAGGGCGTCGAGCCGGAAGGCCTGGAAGCCGCCAGGTTCGGCGACGATAACCTGTTCTTCGTGATGGCCGAGCGTGCCTCGGTCGTCGGCGTCTACAAGGATACAGGCGCGGAACCGCAACTGCTGCAGATCCTGCCCTCGGGCATTTCACCGGAAGGCGCCGTGGCCATTCCCGGTCGCAATCTGTTTGCCACGGCCAACGAAGCCGATCTGGTCGAAGATGGCGGCGCCCGTTCGCATGTCATGATTTATGAGCGTGCGGAAGGCGAAGCGGCCTATCCGCAGATCGTTTCCACCGAAAAGGACGGCGAACTGATCGGCTTTGGCGCACTGTCGGGTCTCGCAGCGGTCAAGGACAAGCCGGGCATTCTCTATGCGGTCAACGATTCGGTCTATGCGTCGCAGCCGACGATCTTCACGATCGATGCGACGGCGAAGCCAGTCAGGATCACCGACGCCCTGCGCGTCACGCGCAATGGCGCGCCTGCCCAGAAGCTCGATATCGAAGGCCTGACGCCGGATGGCGATGGCGGTTTCTGGCTCGCCTCAGAAGGTGACGCCGACAAGCTTTACAGCCATGCCATCGTGCAGGTGAACGGCAAGGGCGAGATCCAGAAGGAAGTTGCCATTCCCGCCGAGCTGCGTGCCGGCGAGAAGCGTTTCGGTTTCGAAGGAATAACCAGCATTGGCGAAGGCGATGAGCAGGTGCTGTGGATGGCCGTTCAGCGCGAATGGGGCGATGATGAAAAGGGCTTCGTGAAGCTCGTTTCCTACAAGCCCTCGTCGAAAGAGTGGGGCGCCGTGCGCTATCCGCTCGAAAAGACGGAGAGCGGCTGGGTCGGCCTGTCGGAAATCACCGTTTACGGCGATTATGCCTATGTCATCGAGCGAGACAATCTGATCGGCAAGGCTGCAAAGCTAAAGAAGATCTATCGCGTGGCACTGGCTGATCTGAAGTCCGCCAAGCTTGGCGGCGACCTGCCTGTCGTCAAAAAGGAAGAGGTCCGCGACCTGATCCCCGACCTGACGTCGTTTGGCGGCTTCGTGGTTGACAAGGTTGAAGGCTTTGCGGTCGATGCCGCCGGCACCGGCTATGTCGTCACCGACAATGACGGTGTCGATGATTCCTCCGGGGAAACGCTGTTCTTCCAGATCGGTACGATGAACGCGATGTAATTTTGCGCTGTGCCGGTAACGGAAAAGGCCGGGGCATGATGCTCCGGCCTTTTCCATGAACTTTTAAGGGATGAAGCACGTGTTACTCGGCGGCAATCTTTTCGCCGGCGCTGTCTCTGCGCAACCGGATATCATCGACCTTGGCGACGAGGCGACTGGCGATATCCTGAAGCTGGTCGAGCTGCTCGTCATCCAGAACCGAAAAAATTTCGTCGATCAATTGCTTGCGGGGGTGTTCTGCAGCCTCCAGAACTACGCGCCCGACATCCGTGATGGACACGATCTTTGCCCGGCGATCGACGGGATCCGGCCTGCGCAGAACCAGCTTGTCGCGCTCCAGACCGTCGATCGCTTCCGTGACGGTGCGTGGCGCGAAATTCAGCGCGTCGGCGATGTCCGTCGAGCGGCAGGGGCCGAGCTTGCTGAGAAAACAGAGAAACTTGCTGCGTGCCAGAGATACGCCTTCCTCCGTCATCGTCTCGTTGATGAGCCGGTGGACGCGGTGGTAAAGCTCGAAAAGCTTGTCGGAGACTTCGCAGGGCTGCTTCATGAATCTCATATGTATATAATGAGGGGCCATGTCAAATGCCTGGGGCGAGCCGATTGACAAAAGTCGCCGATTGGCCATACCGGTGCGCCGAGCTGAACTTTCCATGCGGGAAAACGCTGATGAGGCGGCACTTCCGCCGTCGAGCGGCATTGACGCGGATGTCAAAGAGAGGCCATGTTCGGCCCATGCCTTTCCGCTTCGTTCATACTGCCGACCTTCACCTCGATTCCCCCTTGCGCAGTCTCGCCTTGAAGAACGCCGATCTGGCCGAACTGGTTCGAGGCGCGACGCGCACGGCGCTGTCGCGGATTGTCGATCTCTGCCTGTCCGAAAATGTCGATGCGCTGCTGATTGCCGGCGATCTCTATGACGGTTCCCAGACCTCGATGAACACCGCGCTGTATCTGGCATCTGAACTCAGGAGGCTTGAGGCGGCCAGCATCCGCGTGTTCGTCATCCGAGGCAATCACGATTCCCAGTCCTCCATCAAGAAGGAGTTGACGCTTCCATCCAATGTTCATCTCTTTTCGGGTCGGGTGAAGCCGATAGCTGCAAAGACGCTCGGGAATGGCCGCGAGGTTTACATCCACGGCGTCGGCTTCGACAATCATCACGCGCCCGATAGCCTGCTTCCGTCTTTCAGCGCAGGAGTCGCCGACGCCATCAATATCGGCATGCTGCATACGAGCCTTGCCGGCAGCGCCGGCCACGACCCTTATGCACCCTGCAGTATCAGCGACCTTATCGGTCACGGCTTCGACTACTGGGCCCTTGGCCATGTGCATCTACGGCAGGTGCATTCCGAAAAGCCGTTGATCGTCATGCCGGGCATGCCGCAGGGACGCGACATCAACGAGGCAGGTGCAAAGTCGGTGACAATGGTGACCATTGCCGATGACGGAGCCTTTGCGCATGAGGAGCGGGTGATCGGGCAGGCGATGTTCCAGCGCGTCGAGGTCGATCTCACCGGCGTCGAGGACTGGCGTCAGATGACCGACAGGGTGCGGGAAAGCCTGTCTGTGTTGCGCGCCGCCGCAGATACGGATCATCTGATCCTGCGGATGACCGTGTCAGGATCGACACCGCTCGCCTGGAAACTGCGGCGCGACGCTGATTTTCTGCTTGCGGAAATCTGCAATGTCGCCGCCGGCTTCGATGGCTGCTGGATCGAGAAAGTCGATATCGAGTGTCGTAGCCCGGGAACGGATACCGCACTGGCCGGGCCTGACCCGGTCGAGGAACTGGCCGCATTGATACGCTCGGACGTGCTTTTGTCCCACGCCTTTCGGCAGGAAGCGGCAGCGGTCCTCAACGAGCTTCTGCTACAAATGCCGCGAGAGGTGCGGGACAGATTGGCAGGCGACGAAGCTGCTGCGATCGACTTGCTGCAATCGGCGGCTTCGGGGGGCAGCGATGATGTGCTGGCTTATCTGCATGGCAGCGATGCGGAGGCTGCCCGCTGATGCGTCTGAGCCGCCTGGACCTCGTTCGCTACGGTAAATTTACCGGGCGCAGCCTCGATTTCGGCGCGCTTCACCCCGGTCGGCCGGATTTTCATCTCGTTTACGGACCGAACGAAGCCGGAAAATCGACGCTGTTTTCCGGCTTTCTCGACCTTCTGTTCGGAATCGAGCGGCTCAGCAGTTACGGATTTCTGCACCCTTATCCAACAATGCGGATCGGCGGCATCGTCGAGACAGGGGGCCGGGCGCACGAGGTCTTTCGCGTCAAGAAAACCCAGAATTCGCTGCTCGGCTCCGATGAGCAACCGCTGCCGGACAATTTGTTTTCCGCAGCGCTCGGCTCGATCGACCGCGCCACCTACAGGATGATGTTTTCGCTGGACGATGAAAGCATCGAAAAGGGCGGCGAAAGCATCCTGAAAAGCGAGGGGGAGCTCGGCACGCTGCTGTTTTCTGCCAGTTCCGGCCTTCCCGACAGCAGTTCCGTCCTGGCGGGCCTGAAAACACAGGCCGACGCCTTCTACAAGCCGCAGGGACGCAAGCATCGTCTTTCGGAACTGAAAAGCGCGCTGGAAGCCCTGAAGGACGAAAAGACCGCGCTCGACGTGAATGCGCGTGAATTCGCGGCGTTGCGCAAGGCTCGCGACGCAGCTGCCGAGCGTCACGAGGCGGCCATCCGGACGCGGGCCGAACTGCGCGTCTCGCTCGATCTGGTTCGCGACCGCATGGACGGCCTGCCGCTCCTGGCGCGGCTGCGCGGCCTGCGCTCGGAACTGGCATCCCTTGGGGACCTGCCGGAACCGCCGGCGGACTGGCACGCTCTCCTGCCGCAATTACAGCGCGAGGAGACCGAGATCGGCGTGCGGATCGCGCAGTTGCAGGCGGATGTGGAGCGGCGCACAGCCGAGATCGCCGCCATCGGCCGCGATCCGGCAGGACTGGCACTTGCTTCCGCGATTGACGAACTGGAAAACTCCGAGCTTGAGGCGCGCTACAGAACCGCTGCCAAGGATATGCCGGCACGGCTGGATGAGCGTGAGAAGATCGTCGCCGATATCGTTCTTCGCCTGGGGCGGCTCGACCGGACGGAGACACGTGAGCCTGAGGCGCTGATCCTGCCGGCAGCCGTGTCCGGCCGCATCCTCGATCTCGCTCAGAAGCAATCCGCCCTGGAAGAGCGTCTTGGTGCGGCAGCGCAGGAACACAAACTTGCAGCGCAAGCCTGTGCGGACGCCCTGCGCGGGCAGGCGGCCCTGCCCGGCGACGGGGGAGCCACGGACGGGGCGGGGCTTGCCAGGCTGGTTCAGAGCCTTCGCCAAAATGATTGCCTGATGCGGCAGCAGACAGCCTCCCGGCAGATATCGGCGCTCGAGCACGCGCTCGGCGAAAAGCTTGCCGTACTGGCTTCCGGTCATTCGGATGCCGATGCGCTTGCCGCGCTTCCCGTACCCGATGAAATGGAGATGGCTGAATTTGCGGCGCGGCGGACGGCGCTGGGCGAGCAGTTGAAACGGCTGGATGAACGCATAGCGGAGGATGCTGCACAACTGGCGGCGGAAGAGGCTCGGCTGGATTCGCTGAAACGCAGGGTCGGGTTCGCCGGCGACGATGCGGCACTGTCCTTGCGGGCGGAGCGCGACCGCGCCTGGCAGGCTCATATGGCACGACTGGACCGGGACAGTGCGACGGGCTTTGCGGATGCCTTGCGGCGGGACGATGAGGCGACAGTGCTTAGGCTGGCGCAGTCGCAGGAGGTTGCCGAGGCACGGGCTCTTTCCCTTTCGATTGCCGAGCGCCAGGGCAAGCTTTCGGTTCTGCGCCATCAGCAAGCGGCCGTGTTTTCGCAGGTAGACGAGCTTCGGGCTGATATCTCGGCTGTTGCTCTCGCGGCCGGACTGACGGCAGATACCAAGCTCAACCAGTTGACAGCCTGGCTTGCCCGGCGCTCGGCGGTTCTGGACCTTCGCGGCCAGCTTCGCGCCGCGCAGCAGGATTTGGCGCAGGCGCAACTGGATGAAGGAAAGGCGCTAACCCGGCTGCGGCGGTCGCTGGCGGAGGCCGGCTTTGAAAAAACGATGCCGGAGCGTCTGGACGATGCGCTGGTGTTTGCCGAGGGACTGATCGATAAGCTGCAATCGCAGGTGAGAGACCGTGCTGCTTCTGCCGCGGCAGTCGAGCAAGCCGAGGTCGCCTTGCGGATGCGGGAGGCCGCTGTGGAAGCGGCGCGAACGGCCATGGCGGATTGGCAGGAGGCGTGGCAGGAGACGGTTGCGCCGACTTGGCTGGCGCGGAACGGCGCGGCTCTGTTGCCGCAGGAAGTACGCCCCGTCCTGGCGGTGCTTCAGGATCTGGAAATGTTGCTGCAACGCAAGGCCGATCTCGATCACCGGATCGAAGGCATGCGGAAGGATCAGATTGCCTTCACGCGGTCCGTCCATGCCCTTGCCATCGAAAGTTCTCACCCGCTATCCGACCGGCCGCTTGGCGACTTCGATGCAATCCGCGCCCGCTTTGTCGAGGCGGAGCGAAGGGAATCCTTGTTTGTGCGCCTCTCTGCCGAAAACCGCGAGCGCAATACCGAGCTTGAGACCCTGAGGGAGGACCAGCGTCGGCATGAGGTTCAGAAATCGGCGATCCTGGATTTGTTCGGCTGCATGAACCTGTCTGCTGCGGCGGAGTGCCTGGAGCGCGTCAAGGTCCGGCTGCGTTTGCGCGAGCGCATTTCGGAAGCCGAGGGCGATCTCGCGCAGCGTCTCGGTGTCGGCAACGCCGGGGATGCGGAATTGATGCTTGCCTCTGTCGATGCCGACGGCCTGAAGCTGGAAGGCGCGGAACTCCAGGCAAAATGGGAGCAATGCGATATCGAGACCAGCGAACTGCACGCCATGAGACGCGATGCGGAGAAGACGTTGTCGGCGATCGGTGGAAGTGATGCCGCGGCTCATGTCGAGGAACGTCGCCGGACGGTTCTGGCCGAAATCGAGGAGGGGGCTATCGCCTATCTCCGGCTGAGAACCGGCATACTGGCCGGGGAAACAGCGTTGCGGCTCTATCGCGAGCGCCACCGCAGCGCCATGATGCGGCGCGCGTCGGCGGCCTTCAGTGCCATTAGCGGCGGGGATTACGAGGGACTGGCGACGCAGGCCGAGAACGGCCGGGAATTCCTGATCGCCAAGGCCGCGGGCGGCGGATCGAAGCTTGCTGATGATCTGTCCAAGGGAACGAGATTTCAGCTTTACCTCGCTTTGCGCATTGCCGGCTATCATGAGGTAGCGACGACCCGCGAATCGCTCCCTTTCATCGCCGATGACATCATGGAAACATTCGACGACGGGCGGGCTGAGCACGCGTTCCGGCTGATGGCCGGCATGGCCGGAGCAGGGCAGGTCATTTATCTTACGCACCACGAGCATTTGTGCGAAATTGCCCGCAAGGCCTGCCCACAGGTCAGTATCCACACGCTGTAACGGCGTTCCGGCCGACGATCGAAAAGACATAGAGGAGTTTCCAATGGACGTAAAACCCTGTGGCTCGCGGCCGTCAGTTATCCCGCCTGCTGATTATTTCACCGGGAGTGTCCGGCAGGATCCTATTATGGACACACCGGAGCCGGCACGGGTGAGAAGCGTTTCGGTGACCTTCGAACCCGGCGCCCGCACCGCCTGGCACACGCATCCGCTCGGACAGACGCTGATCGTCACCGCAGGGAGCGGACTTGTGCAGGCGTGGGGTGAGCCGGTCCGCGACATCAGGGCCGGCGATGTCGTGTGGTTTTCGCCGGGCGAGAAGCATTGGCACGGCGCTTCACCGGCAACGGCTATGACCCATATCGCCATACAGGAAACACTTGACGGCAGGGCCGTGGACTGGCTGGAGCAGGTCTCCGATGCCCAATATCCGGGAATTTAGGCGCACATTCGCGCCGTGCCGACGAAGACGGTTGCAAAGCATCGTGAGCCGGCGCTATGCAACGGCATCAGAATGGCCGCAACGGCGGACCGGAGGGTGATCCATGAACAATTTTCACGTCGGTCAGAAGGTCGTCTGCATCGACGACAAATTCAAGCATGTCTCGATCGACCAGGGCATCCGCAAGGGCGAGATCTACACGATCCGCTGGGTCGGCCCTTACGCGCATTATATCGACGGTGAATTCATCGGCGTCAAACTGGCCGAAATTCATCGCGGCAACGACGACGGTCCGGAGGGGTACGGAGCGGCCGACATGCCGTATCGGGCAACCCGTTTCCGTCCGCTTCTGAAAGATAGGCTTTCCGCGCTTAAGAATTTGCTTGCGCCAGCGCCGAAAGGCGAAACGCCTTACCTTCCGGAGGCGCCAGAGGAACCCAGGCGCAAGGCGCCACAGCGCAAGAAAGAAGATGTCTAGCCTCGGGCGGACCTGTGGCCAGCCCCTATGACTTGTCTGAAACAAGCTCCCGGCGCACAAGCCGTAGCGTGCCGCCGGCCTCAACGACATAGGTCTCTTCGCTGGGGTTGCCATATTGGTCGTTCAAGCGATGCTTGACGGTGCTTCCGACAGGCGCCTTGACCAGAGCAGTCTTGGGCTGGCCGCCGTAAGTGATGCTGCCGGGAATCGGAGCCAATTCCGGCAGGCTTGTGCACGCGCTCAGCACCATGGCAGCAGTCGCAATCATCAATGCGTTTTTCAAGCGGGATACTCCGGCAAAAAAGGCGCGGCGATCGGAGGATGGATGCCTGCCTGATACGGATGTGTCGGTCTTTAAGGGACACTAATGTGCGTAATCGGAACGGAAAAGAGCTTTTAGAAAACGACAACCCGAAAAACTCAGAAAATGGTGGGCGATGACGGCCCACCACTTCACTTTTTCGCCGTTGTATTCTTTATCTTTTTCGGTTTCAATCCCTCACCCGGATTAAGGTGAGGGATTTTCATGTTCTCTATCTGATCCGCGACGATACGGCTAGCCTCAATTCCAAGGCGTTTTCTGTCGATGCCCTTCGTGTAGATTTCGGCCGTCGCGATGTTAGACCAGCCGTATTGCGCAAGCAGCTGATGCGTTGCCGCGCCGCCTTCCGCCGCCAGTGTCGCGCTAAGCTTCCGCAGTCCGTGCGCCGATTTCGTCACGCCGGCCTCGGTGCATTTCCCCCTGAACCAGTTCCCGAAACTTTCCTTCGTGAACGGCCGGCCTATGCTGCTTTCGACCAGATGAAGCCCCTTGCGGGGTGTGGCCTCGATAATACCGATGAGATCGTCCGACAGCTCAACCGATATCCTTGCGCCGGTCTTCGCCGTGTCGATCGACAGGACGCGCCCTGCGATGTGCTGGCGCCCGACAACGACGACATCGGATCGCCGGAGACCGGCCAGCAGCATGAGTTCCATCGAAAGTCGCTCTGGCGTTCCGATCGGATGTTTGGCGCGAAACGCCATGACGTCCTCGACCGTCCATGGCGGAAAGCCGTCCGTCTTATATCCGGGCGGAGTAACGCCGACGGTCGGATCAACAGCGACCAGCCGCATTTTCTTTCCCCACCAAAACATTCCGCGCATCGTCTTCAGGAAGTTCCCTGCGGCTGCCGGCGTCTCGTGACGCTTGTCCACGCCCTCCTGAATGACATCCTGGGTAAACGCCGCCAGCGCGTGGCGGGCATTGTTCTTCAACACCTGGGCCATGATGAGCCGCTGTTGCTTTTGCGTTGCCGGACTATAACCGGCCCACTTCGCGCTTTCGGTCGTATAGCGGTCCCACAGCCACTGCAGCGTGCCTTCGTAGACTACTTTGGGCACCTCAACCGGCGAACCGATCAGAGCGGCCCTGTACGCGGCCTTGAACGCTGGATCGTTCGGGTTCGGAAGGCGTAGGCGCTTCCCCTTGCCGACACGGAAATAGAAGACCCACTTGTCATGGCGGGTCTTTTGCTTGTGGACATGAAGGGGGAGCTTTCTCGGCATCCCCGAGTCATCACAGGGTAGGGCGGGAATAGTCAATTCCGGCTTCCTTCTGCGATCCACCGTCCGGGTACGCGATAAACACCGCTTCCCCGAGACGGATTTTGACCCTGCAGCCCGTTTCCTTGGCGACTTCGGCGGCGCGGAGCATGTCCGGCTTGCGGATCAGGGATGGTGCCGTCATCGCGGTTTCTCCCCGATATCCCCGTTATCCACAGGACCGAACGCCTCCGGGTATTTCGCCCGTGCTGCGGTGACATAGGCGTCCACGGCCGCTTCCCCGATGTCGTCAAGGATCACGTCAAGCAGGATCTGCCGACGGTCTCGACGCTTGGCAGAGCTCGCCATTGCAACGGCAGTCGGAAGCCCGACTTGGTGCGCCCGCACGGCCTTCAGAACACGCTTCTTCCATCTCAATGCACTTTGTGCCCGTGTCCGCCAGCCGGCCGGCCTGATCCCCGGCGTTTCTTCGGCGGTCGCGATCTGCGCGCAGATCTTGTCCCGGTCCCTCTCGATGATGATGATAGAGGCTTCGCAGTCCTCGGTCGTAGTCAGGTCGCGGACGCGAATGCCGGGCTCGATCTCGATATCCATGGGATCGATCGCGGCGAGCTGTTCCGCGAAAACGCGGGTGAACTTTTCCTTCGTCATAGCCCGCTCCCTCCCGCGATCTTGCCCATGCAGAACCAGCCGCCGCCCAGCATATCGTCTTCGATATGCATGCAGTCGGCTTCGTCGTTGTTCTGGTCGGTTTCTTCCGGCTCCCGATCGTCGTCTTCGAAGTCGGGATCACCGTCGATCGCGTCGAGGCGGTCGATAGCGGCGTCAATCAGGCATTCGATCTGCCGGCGGGAGAGTGTGTCGAGAATGCGCTTTTCCATCACGCGTCCTCCTCGATTTTCAGCGAAACCGTGAGAAGATGGCCTTCGGTTTCGCTGAAGCCATATCGCGCTCTGCCATCGCCACCCAAGCGGATCTCAACGCAGCGGCCGAACAAGGTGCTGATCGGTAGCGGCAGCTTGTTGCACTCGTCCAGAAGTTCGCGCAGGAGCCTGCTGCATTTTTGCTCCTGAGTTTCCAGATTAATGGTCGCTGCTGCAAAAACTGCCGTTGGCGGCACGGACGCTGCGGCCATGAAACCGAGCGCTGTTCGGCGGGAAATACGCGTCATGACCGCGCCTCCGGCTTCTTCGCTTCGGCAATCTGACGTTCCAGCAGCAGGCCGGCGTCTTCTGCCAACAGCGCTCCCATTTCGAGAACCAGCTTTACGTCTTGGGTGACGCTCTTCCGAATTTCATCGCTCCATTCGTCCACGTCGTTCAAGGCGAGGGCGCAAACGGTAAACAGCGAGGCGAGATTTGCGACCTGATAGGTGCCATCGTCTCTATGGTTTGATCCGGGCCGGCTCATGCTTCACCCCCAGCCGCCGACGCTAGGTTTTCTGCAATTGAGCCGGGGCCGTGGATGATCCGAGCCAGCCCCATAGCGTATCGGTTGACCTCGGCCATAAAGCCGATTTTCAGTCCGGTCGCCGGGTGCCCGTCCATATCAGCCACGATGCAGCCCAGCAGTGTGGCATTGCCGTTTGTGGGGTGCCTGCCGATGTAGGTAAGGAACTCGGTGCCGTACTGGCCGCCGAGCTTGCAGTCCTCGGTGTAACTGCCGGTTGTTTCGACGTTCCAGTAGATCATGCCGCAGCCAACCTTGCGTGGGCACATGAACGACAGATCAAGAGCGGGGTGTGGGGATTTGATCATTATCAGGCCCTCCCTGCGTTTGCGATGCTCTGAAGGGCGGACTTGACATCGTCGTCCTCGATATAAGAACCGCGCCT
This genomic interval carries:
- a CDS encoding esterase-like activity of phytase family protein translates to MKTFSLTATLAALLAASTATTAGAEPVFNRIASFAVADNLPATAGKSTVTSAEIITASEDGNTLVYSDSPNKAIGFIDITDAKVPRAGGSVSFQGEPTSVTIAGGKALVAVNTRESFVKPSGIVAQVDLAAKTIDTTCDLGGQPDSIALNKDKTIAAIAIENERDEEVNDGDIPQMPAGDLVLLSLKDGVIDCGSLKHVVLTGLADVAGDDPEPEFVAFNGQDEVALTLQENNYIVIIDAKTGTVKTHFSAGSVDLEGVDTKKDGALKFTGEMKDVAREPDAVKWLDDNRLVVANEGDWKGGSRGFTIFDKTGKVQYESGASFEREIARIGHYPDKRNKKGVEPEGLEAARFGDDNLFFVMAERASVVGVYKDTGAEPQLLQILPSGISPEGAVAIPGRNLFATANEADLVEDGGARSHVMIYERAEGEAAYPQIVSTEKDGELIGFGALSGLAAVKDKPGILYAVNDSVYASQPTIFTIDATAKPVRITDALRVTRNGAPAQKLDIEGLTPDGDGGFWLASEGDADKLYSHAIVQVNGKGEIQKEVAIPAELRAGEKRFGFEGITSIGEGDEQVLWMAVQREWGDDEKGFVKLVSYKPSSKEWGAVRYPLEKTESGWVGLSEITVYGDYAYVIERDNLIGKAAKLKKIYRVALADLKSAKLGGDLPVVKKEEVRDLIPDLTSFGGFVVDKVEGFAVDAAGTGYVVTDNDGVDDSSGETLFFQIGTMNAM
- a CDS encoding MarR family winged helix-turn-helix transcriptional regulator — protein: MKQPCEVSDKLFELYHRVHRLINETMTEEGVSLARSKFLCFLSKLGPCRSTDIADALNFAPRTVTEAIDGLERDKLVLRRPDPVDRRAKIVSITDVGRVVLEAAEHPRKQLIDEIFSVLDDEQLDQLQDIASRLVAKVDDIRLRRDSAGEKIAAE
- a CDS encoding metallophosphoesterase family protein; the protein is MPFRFVHTADLHLDSPLRSLALKNADLAELVRGATRTALSRIVDLCLSENVDALLIAGDLYDGSQTSMNTALYLASELRRLEAASIRVFVIRGNHDSQSSIKKELTLPSNVHLFSGRVKPIAAKTLGNGREVYIHGVGFDNHHAPDSLLPSFSAGVADAINIGMLHTSLAGSAGHDPYAPCSISDLIGHGFDYWALGHVHLRQVHSEKPLIVMPGMPQGRDINEAGAKSVTMVTIADDGAFAHEERVIGQAMFQRVEVDLTGVEDWRQMTDRVRESLSVLRAAADTDHLILRMTVSGSTPLAWKLRRDADFLLAEICNVAAGFDGCWIEKVDIECRSPGTDTALAGPDPVEELAALIRSDVLLSHAFRQEAAAVLNELLLQMPREVRDRLAGDEAAAIDLLQSAASGGSDDVLAYLHGSDAEAAR
- a CDS encoding ATP-binding protein; the protein is MRLSRLDLVRYGKFTGRSLDFGALHPGRPDFHLVYGPNEAGKSTLFSGFLDLLFGIERLSSYGFLHPYPTMRIGGIVETGGRAHEVFRVKKTQNSLLGSDEQPLPDNLFSAALGSIDRATYRMMFSLDDESIEKGGESILKSEGELGTLLFSASSGLPDSSSVLAGLKTQADAFYKPQGRKHRLSELKSALEALKDEKTALDVNAREFAALRKARDAAAERHEAAIRTRAELRVSLDLVRDRMDGLPLLARLRGLRSELASLGDLPEPPADWHALLPQLQREETEIGVRIAQLQADVERRTAEIAAIGRDPAGLALASAIDELENSELEARYRTAAKDMPARLDEREKIVADIVLRLGRLDRTETREPEALILPAAVSGRILDLAQKQSALEERLGAAAQEHKLAAQACADALRGQAALPGDGGATDGAGLARLVQSLRQNDCLMRQQTASRQISALEHALGEKLAVLASGHSDADALAALPVPDEMEMAEFAARRTALGEQLKRLDERIAEDAAQLAAEEARLDSLKRRVGFAGDDAALSLRAERDRAWQAHMARLDRDSATGFADALRRDDEATVLRLAQSQEVAEARALSLSIAERQGKLSVLRHQQAAVFSQVDELRADISAVALAAGLTADTKLNQLTAWLARRSAVLDLRGQLRAAQQDLAQAQLDEGKALTRLRRSLAEAGFEKTMPERLDDALVFAEGLIDKLQSQVRDRAASAAAVEQAEVALRMREAAVEAARTAMADWQEAWQETVAPTWLARNGAALLPQEVRPVLAVLQDLEMLLQRKADLDHRIEGMRKDQIAFTRSVHALAIESSHPLSDRPLGDFDAIRARFVEAERRESLFVRLSAENRERNTELETLREDQRRHEVQKSAILDLFGCMNLSAAAECLERVKVRLRLRERISEAEGDLAQRLGVGNAGDAELMLASVDADGLKLEGAELQAKWEQCDIETSELHAMRRDAEKTLSAIGGSDAAAHVEERRRTVLAEIEEGAIAYLRLRTGILAGETALRLYRERHRSAMMRRASAAFSAISGGDYEGLATQAENGREFLIAKAAGGGSKLADDLSKGTRFQLYLALRIAGYHEVATTRESLPFIADDIMETFDDGRAEHAFRLMAGMAGAGQVIYLTHHEHLCEIARKACPQVSIHTL
- a CDS encoding (R)-mandelonitrile lyase: MDVKPCGSRPSVIPPADYFTGSVRQDPIMDTPEPARVRSVSVTFEPGARTAWHTHPLGQTLIVTAGSGLVQAWGEPVRDIRAGDVVWFSPGEKHWHGASPATAMTHIAIQETLDGRAVDWLEQVSDAQYPGI
- a CDS encoding CAP-Gly domain protein, producing MNNFHVGQKVVCIDDKFKHVSIDQGIRKGEIYTIRWVGPYAHYIDGEFIGVKLAEIHRGNDDGPEGYGAADMPYRATRFRPLLKDRLSALKNLLAPAPKGETPYLPEAPEEPRRKAPQRKKEDV
- a CDS encoding tyrosine-type recombinase/integrase — encoded protein: MPRKLPLHVHKQKTRHDKWVFYFRVGKGKRLRLPNPNDPAFKAAYRAALIGSPVEVPKVVYEGTLQWLWDRYTTESAKWAGYSPATQKQQRLIMAQVLKNNARHALAAFTQDVIQEGVDKRHETPAAAGNFLKTMRGMFWWGKKMRLVAVDPTVGVTPPGYKTDGFPPWTVEDVMAFRAKHPIGTPERLSMELMLLAGLRRSDVVVVGRQHIAGRVLSIDTAKTGARISVELSDDLIGIIEATPRKGLHLVESSIGRPFTKESFGNWFRGKCTEAGVTKSAHGLRKLSATLAAEGGAATHQLLAQYGWSNIATAEIYTKGIDRKRLGIEASRIVADQIENMKIPHLNPGEGLKPKKIKNTTAKK